agactagaCTATCGGTTTCTCATAAGGCATTCTAAGAGTCTATAGAATTCTAGGGCTCCAAGAGTCAATGCTTCTAGTCAATGCTTCTAGGCTCTAGGGCTCTAAGATTCTAGAAATCTAGGTTTCTAAAATTCTAGGATTGGGTGGCTCTAAGATTTTAGAATTCGACTCTAAGATTCTAAGAATCTCTGTTTCTAGAGTTTCTAGGATTCTCAGAGTCTAGAATTCAGGGCTTCTTAAATCCAGCATTCCGTGGTCGTAGGATTCTAGGCTCCAAGTTTTTCTACATCAGCGGCCCCTGCGTACCTCCGAGATTTACTTGCCCCGGATTCCACACTGCGGATCTGCTGCCCCTGGGAATGACTCCATGCTTTGGTTACATTTTTCTGTTtgatctcccctcccccccaccactcaCTTCCCGCCTCCCTTTCAAAACCCGCCAGCCCTGGGTCCCTTCTTGCGGGTGTTGGTTCCTGCTGAAGGCTTATTCCATTTCTCCGGTGGTTTTTAGTCCTTAGGAAGATGGGTCAAGTGCATTTTAAGAGGGATCCCTGGCTCCTAAGCCCAGTTCACCTCCTGACTCACTGTGTGCCCTCAGGCGCCCTCTCctggcctcagtttacccatctaTGAGGTTTGGGCACTGGGTATTTCTAAGTGGGGCCAGGAGGACTCACAGTACACAGTCAGGTTGATGGGCTCGCTGCGGCTGACACTGACTGGGTTCCAGACCTCACACTGGTAGgctccagcctcctccctgcgGACGCCGTGCCGGGTCAGCACCCTGCCGTCGGCGGACTGGCCGAGGCGGATGGCGATGGGCAGGGCTTCGCCATTGAAGAACCAGCGGACCTCAgcggggctggggctgctgcACGTCAGGCGCAGGGTGTCTCGGCGCTCCACCAGTGCCGTGTCGTTGGCCATGACCACAGGTTGGGCCAGGATCTCTGTGGGGGcaagagacagagggggagggggccgggcaCTGCCTGCTCCCCCAAccatccccctcccctgtccAGGGGCATGGCTGGATCCTGGTGGTGTCCAGGACCCCCAGCTGGAGGGACAACAAATGGGATAGGAGGCTGGTGTAGTCCTGGAAGCCATCCTGAAGGTggtgagcattttattttaaaagattttattttttattttttattctctctggacagagagagatcacaagtaggcagagagaaaggaggaagcaggctccctgctgagcagagagcctgatgcggggcttgaccctaggaccctgagatcatgacctgagccaaaggcagaggcttaacccactgagccacccaggcgcctcgagGTGagcattttaatgttattttgtctttttttttttaatggttttaagcttttactttttttttttttttttttaagagggactgggaaggagatgggaaggctggctggggcagaggggagcctggggcggcgggggggggggggcgggaggggtgtCTCACCATAGACCTGCAAGTGTCCGTAGCCCACCTCCGTCTGTAGCTGCCTGTTGAGAGTCTGCAGGATGTAGGTGCCCGAGTGCCTGGGCAGGACGCCGTGGATGTCCAGGCTGCCGTCGGGGCGCACAGCCTCCCGCCCTGTGTGGGCTGGGCCAGGGGTCTCGTCGCCTGTGCTCACGATGTAGCTGGCCACCAGGTAATTCAGGCTGAGAGTGGGCCCTGCATACCAGCTGTAGGCAAGCAGCTCCCCCAGAAGCCCGTGGACAGTCAGTGTGATGTTGTCCCCCTCGGCTGGCTGGGCAGGCTCGGGGGTGATAGAGATCTCAGCCCCCACACTCAGGAAAGCGGCTGAGGAAAAGGAGCCAGAGGGATGGGATGAGCCGAGCTTGACCATGGCCCCCCTTCAACGGAGGAGGAGATGCGGGGTCCTGGCCCATGGGTTCCTggtatacagtaagtgctcacTAAGTATTAGCTAGCCATATGGTCTTGGTCCTCAAGTAGGCCTGAGGATTGAATTGGATGGGCTGTGCCAAGGGTCTGGCATGTAGCACGTGCTCAGCCCACGAGAGGGTTTTCCTGGGGCGAGAGTCACCAAACCAAGGCTTACACAATCAGGCAGGCCTGTCTAGCCTCTGGGCCATGACTCTTAGTCCAGTGCTTTTCCTTTGCCTCTCTAGGTCTGACCCCTGCAGCTAGTAGGAGTGTGATTAATTGACTCTGCCCTTTTCCTTACTGGCTGAAGATAAGCTCCAAACCCAACTGGCTGGTCAGGGCAGcttgggtttgaactgtgtgcgATTGGTTGCCCGGAATGGGTGGCCATGCAGGTTCTTGGGGAAGAAATGCTGGTGTGGCTGGCTTAGTTTCTGGTACTTTCCAGGCTGATAAAGCAT
The DNA window shown above is from Mustela nigripes isolate SB6536 chromosome 17, MUSNIG.SB6536, whole genome shotgun sequence and carries:
- the CEACAM16 gene encoding carcinoembryonic antigen-related cell adhesion molecule 16 isoform X1 codes for the protein MVKLGSSHPSGSFSSAAFLSVGAEISITPEPAQPAEGDNITLTVHGLLGELLAYSWYAGPTLSLNYLVASYIVSTGDETPGPAHTGREAVRPDGSLDIHGVLPRHSGTYILQTLNRQLQTEVGYGHLQVYEILAQPVVMANDTALVERRDTLRLTCSSPSPAEVRWFFNGEALPIAIRLGQSADGRVLTRHGVRREEAGAYQCEVWNPVSVSRSEPINLTVYYGPERVAILQDSTTRTGCTIKLDFNTSLTLWCVSQSCPEPEYVWAFNGRALKNGRDHLNISSMTAAQEGTYTCIAKNPKTLLSGSASVVVKLSAAAVAMTIVPVPTKPMEGQDVTLTVQGYPKDLLVYAWYRGPASEPNRLLSQLPSGNWIAGPAHTGREVGFANCSLLVQKLNLTDAGRYMLKTVTLQGKTETLEVELQVAPLE